Part of the Ardenticatenales bacterium genome is shown below.
GACCTGCAAGTGACCGACGCCAACGGCCAACCCGTGCCCAACGCCGAAGTCGCCCTTGTCGTCGTGGACGAAGCCATCCTGGCCCTCACCAATTACCAGCTTGCCAACCCCCTGGATCAGTTCTACGGACAGCGGTCTACCTACGTGGATAGCACCTACGGACGCGCCACCCTCCTGCTGGCAAACCCCGCTGCCTTGCTGGGACAGTTGCAAGAAACGGTGACGACGGAAGGTTTGAAAGTCGAAGCGACGCGCGTGGTCATGGAAATGGCCGTTGAAGAAGCAGCCGCCGGAGATGCCTTCTCTGCGCCGTCGGCTGTTCCGCGAGAGATGGCTCTTGACGAGTCCGCCAATGCCGCGCAACCTATCCAGATTCGCACCGATTTCAATCCGCTGGCGGCATTCGCCCCCGCCGTCACCACCGACACCAACGGACGCGCCCAGGTCAGCGTCAAACTCCCCGACAATCTTACCCGCTATCGCGTCATGGCCGTGGCCGTGGCCGGGGAGAAGCAGTTTGGCTCCGGCGAAGCCAACATCACCGCGCGCCTGCCGCTGATGGTGCGCCCCTCCGCTCCCCGCTTCCTCAACTTCGGCGACCAGTTTGAGTTCCCCGTTGTGTTACAAAACCAGACGGACGAACCGATGACGGTGGATGTGGTATTGCGGGTCACTAACCTGGAATTGAGCGGCGACGGCGGCCAGCGTGTGACGGTTCCCGCCAACGACCGCGTTGAAGTGCGCTTCGCGGCGGCGACGCAGTTGGCGGGCACGGTACGCTTCCAGGCGGCGGCAGTGTCCGGCGCATACGCCGACGCCGCCAGCGGGGAGTTCCCCGTGTACACGCCGGCGACGACGGAAGCCTTCGCCACCTACGGCGTGCTGGACGCGGGCGCGGTGGCTCAACCCGTGGCCGTGCCCGCCGACGTTTATACGCAGTTTGGCAGCCTGGAAATCCAGACCTCGTCCACGGCGTTGCAGGCGCTCACCGACGCCGTCCTCTACCTGGCCAGCTATCCGTTTGAATGCTCGGAGCAGTTGGCCTCGCGCATTTTGGGCGTGGCCGCGCTGCGCGATGTCCTCACCGCCTTCTCCGCCGCCGGTTTGCCGTCTCCGGCGGAAATGGAAGCGGCGGTGCAGCGAGACATTGATCGCCTGGCCGGGTTGCAAAACAGCGATGGCGGCTTTCCCATCTGGGAGCGTGGGCGCGAGTCCATTCCCTTCTACTCCGTCCACGTGGCTCATGCGCTGGCGCGGGCGCGGCTGAAGGGGTTCGACGTGCCGCAATCGCTACTGAACAACGCGCAGAGCTATCTGCGGGATATTGAGCGTTACTATCCCGATTGGTACGGGCAAGAAATCCGCTGGGGGCTGAGCGCCTACGCCCTCTACGTGCGTCATCTGATGGGCGACACGGACACGGTGAAGGCGCGTCAGCTTTTCGATAGCGCCGGCGTGGAGCAACTGCCGCTGGAGGCATCCGCCTGGTTATGGCAGGTGATGCTGGATGATCCGGGCGCGGCGGCGCAGGTGGCGGCGATTGCGCGCCACATCCAGAACCGCGCCGTGGAAACGGCGGGCGCGGCGAATTTCACCACCTCTTATGGGGATGATGAATACTTGATGCTGCATTCAGACCGGCGCACGGATGCCGTGATCCTGGATGCGCTGATTGTGGCTGATCCGACCAGCGACCTGATCCCGAAAGTGGTGAATGGGCTGCTGGCGCACCGCGAAAGTGGACGCTGGGACAACACGCAGGAAAATGTGTTTGTGCTGCTGGCGCTGGACCACTATTTCAATACGTTTGAGGCGGAGACGCCTGACTTCGTGGCGCAAATGTGGTTGGGCGACCAATATGTGGGCGCGCACGCCTACGCGGGGCGCACGACGGAACGGCATGAGACGGATGTGCCTATGAGGGCGTTGGCGGGAATCGGCGGAACGCCTGATCTGGTTGTGAGCAAGGAAGGGACGGGTCGCCTCTACTATCGCCTCGGTCTGACGTATGCGCCCACGGACCTCACGCTGGAGCCGTTGGATATGGGTTTTACGGTGCTGCGGACGTATGAGGCGGTGGATGATCCCGCGGATGTGACGCAGGATGGGGATGGGGTGTGGCACATTCGCCCCGGGGCGCGGGTGCGGGTGCGGATTACGATGGTGGCGTCTAATCGGCGGTATCATGTGGCTTTGGTGGATAGAATGCCGGCAGGACTCGAAATCATCAATCCCGATCTGGCCGTCTCCAGCGTGCCACCCAACGAAAACGCCAGGCCAACCCCCTACTGGTGGTGGTGGGGACCCTGGTACGAACACCAGAACCTGCGCGATGACCGCGCCGAGGCGTTTACCTCACTGCTCTGGGATGGCGTCTATGAATACAGCTACGTGGCCCGCGCCACCACGCCGGGAACATTCGTCGTCCCGCCCGCGAAAGCGGAGGAAATGTACGCGCCGGAAGTGTTTGGGCGCAGCGGCAGTGACCGCGTGGTTGTTGGTCCTTGAGACACCTATCTTCCCGGAAGCTCTCAGCTTCCGGGAAGGGCTACTCACTCATCTTCCTGGAAGCTCTCCGCTTCCGGGAAGGTTTTTGTACCACAGGCGGGGCAGACGTATGCCCCGCCTTGCTGCGTCAGGCGCGCGCCGCAGGGGCAGACGTAGCCGACGAGCCGGGCGGGATTGCCCAGCACCAGGCCATAATCCGGCACATCCCGCGTGACGATGCTGCCTGCTCCCACCATCGCCCACCGCCCGATGCGCACGCCGGGCAGCAGCACCGCCCCGGCTCCGACGGATGCTCCCGTCCCGATCCACACCGGCAATACTTCCCAATCCGCGTCCGTTTTTAAGGTCATGTCTGGGTTCACCGCGCGCGGGCGCTTATCGTTGGTGACGATGACGCCCGGCCCCAGGAAGACGCCGGCCTCAACAACGGCGGGATGATAAACGAAGACGCCATTTTGCAGTTTGCAATGGTCTCCCAGGTGTACATCAAAATCGACGTAGACGCCCTTGCCTAATATGCAGTTGCCGCCAATGATGGCTCGTTCCCGCACCTGTGCCTGATGCCAGATGACGGTTCCCGCGCCAATTTCGGCCTGCGATGATACATCGGCGGTGGGATGAATGCGGACGTTTTGGTGGGACATAGTAGGGATGGTTGGTAGGTGGTGGTTGTCAGTTGGCGGTTGGTTGTTGGTCGCGCGCGCGCAAGAGCGCCTGCAGGCGGGAGACGACCATGTCCGTCGCCACGCGGTTCAGGCCACCTTCGGGAATGATCACGTCGGCGTACCGTTTACTTGGTTCGACGAATTCGAGGTGCATGAGGCGCACGGTTTGTAGATATTGGTTGATGATGGAATCAAGCGACCGGCCCCGCTCCTCCATGTCCCGTTTCAAGCGCCGAATGAAGCGCACGTCGGCATCCGTGTCTACGTAAATTTTGACGTCCATCAATTGGCGGAGTTCCGCGTTGGTGAAGATGAGGATGCCATCAATGAGAACGACGGGAGCCGGTTCAACGAGAACCGTTCTTGGCGTGCGCCGATATTGGGCAAAATCATAGACGGGGATGTGAACGGATTGCCAACGGAGAAGCTTCCGCACGTGGGCGATCAATAAATCCGTTTCAAATGAATCGGGATGGTCGTAGTTTTGCCGCACGCGCGCTTCCAGCGACAATTGGGGCATGTCGCGGTAGTAGGCGTCGTGGGGAAGGTAGGCGATCTGGGATGTGCCAATGGCCTCCAGGATGGATCGGGCGATGGTCGTTTTGCCGGAAGCGGTGCCGCCCGCGACGCCAAAGATGATGGGCTGGGGGTGTGTCATGCCGTGTGGTGTCTCTCCGTGTCAAGATATGGCGCGGATTATACACCAACGAACGCGGGGAAACCTGCCGGCATAAATAAAAGCCCCCCTGTTCGGCAAAACAGAGAGGCTTAATAATGGCCTCAAGATGAAGCGTTTCAAGTGCTGCATCCCAGGTAATATCACTGCCGTAAAATATATACGCTTTTGCTTCGATTTTTCCCCTTTTTCGTGGAAATTCGAGACGAATTGGGGTTGGGGAAGTATTGGGGTGCAAGCGCGATGCGCCTTTGTGGACTGCCGGGTCGTGAAAACGGTGTTTACAATTGTGTCGCGCTTCAGGATGGTGGATTGTAATGTGGGGACACGGAAACGGTGGCAAGTAAAAGCCCCTCTGTGTGGCAAGCACAAAGGGGCTTAATAATGGCCCCGCCGATGAGGTTACACTGACACCACACCCGGGCTGTATCGCTGCCGTAAATTACTATACGCTTTTCCGTCTGTTTTTCCCCCCTGTTTCTTACGAATTTGGAATGAATTTGGAAAACGGAGGTAAAAACACCGTTATGTCAAACAATGCCCTTCTGCTTGACGGTCACGAAGGCACTTGATGCCCGGTACCGCTGCTTTGCCGGATCATGGCGACAGTACTTTACATTCCTCGTGGCGGAAACACGTCACCAAATGGTCATTACAGAGTCCGACGGCCTGCATGAAGGCGTAGCAAATCGTTGGGCCAACGAAGGTGAAGCCGCGTTTTTTTAGGGTTTTGCTCATGGCGGTGGCGTGGGGGGTGAATGCCGGCAATTCCTCCAACGCGCGCCATTCATTCTGTATCGGTTTCCCATCCACAAACTGCCACAGGAAGTCGCTGAACGAACCCTCCGTTTCCATGATGTCCAGATACCCGCGCGCGTTTTTGATGGCGCCATTGATTTTGAGGCGGTTGCGGACAATGCCGGCATTCCCCATCAACTCAGCTACCTTTTTATCGTCATACCGCGCTATCTTCTCCGGGTCGAAGTTATCGAACGCCCGCCAATAATTCTCCCGCTTGCGCAGAATCGTGATCCAGCTCAACCCCGCCTGCGCCCCATCCAAAATCAGCTTGGCAAAAAGAAGTTGATCGTCATAGACGGGAACGCCCCACTCCTCGTCATGATACCGCACATAGAGTAAATCATCCCCACACCAGTCGCAACGATTCAGATTGTTCATAGCCATGTTTTCCTCCTACAGAATGTGGTTATAAGAACGGTAGAGCCTGACCTTGCCCGGAAGCGCGCTTCGTTCCGGTCGAAGAGATCGTGGGTTCAAATCCCGCATCTCCGACAAAAAAGCCTGTCCTATCAGGGACAGATTTTTCGTTTTCTGAGGCGCCTCTACACATCTTTCGATATTCGTTATACAATACATATTTAGGTATATATTCCTGGCTGAAAGGAGCATCTCATGCAAAAAGTGATTGGCGTTACAGAATTGCAGCGGCGTTTCCGTTCCGTGTTTGATGAAGTTGCCCATGATAACGTCCCCTATGTTCTGACACGCGGCAGCCGTCCGGAAGCGGCGCTGATCCCCTATGAAACATTTCTCCATCTAC
Proteins encoded:
- a CDS encoding N-acetyltransferase, which translates into the protein MSHQNVRIHPTADVSSQAEIGAGTVIWHQAQVRERAIIGGNCILGKGVYVDFDVHLGDHCKLQNGVFVYHPAVVEAGVFLGPGVIVTNDKRPRAVNPDMTLKTDADWEVLPVWIGTGASVGAGAVLLPGVRIGRWAMVGAGSIVTRDVPDYGLVLGNPARLVGYVCPCGARLTQQGGAYVCPACGTKTFPEAESFQEDE
- the udk gene encoding uridine kinase, encoding MTHPQPIIFGVAGGTASGKTTIARSILEAIGTSQIAYLPHDAYYRDMPQLSLEARVRQNYDHPDSFETDLLIAHVRKLLRWQSVHIPVYDFAQYRRTPRTVLVEPAPVVLIDGILIFTNAELRQLMDVKIYVDTDADVRFIRRLKRDMEERGRSLDSIINQYLQTVRLMHLEFVEPSKRYADVIIPEGGLNRVATDMVVSRLQALLRARDQQPTAN
- a CDS encoding DNA-3-methyladenine glycosylase I produces the protein MNNLNRCDWCGDDLLYVRYHDEEWGVPVYDDQLLFAKLILDGAQAGLSWITILRKRENYWRAFDNFDPEKIARYDDKKVAELMGNAGIVRNRLKINGAIKNARGYLDIMETEGSFSDFLWQFVDGKPIQNEWRALEELPAFTPHATAMSKTLKKRGFTFVGPTICYAFMQAVGLCNDHLVTCFRHEECKVLSP
- a CDS encoding type II toxin-antitoxin system Phd/YefM family antitoxin, with protein sequence MQKVIGVTELQRRFRSVFDEVAHDNVPYVLTRGSRPEAALIPYETFLHLLELQEDELLAEFNRLAARVAEQNADYSEAEVEADVVAAIAESRRDTSRR